A single region of the Palaemon carinicauda isolate YSFRI2023 chromosome 17, ASM3689809v2, whole genome shotgun sequence genome encodes:
- the LOC137656402 gene encoding M protein, serotype 5-like has translation MKTEKERLEMSLTEARVNDLVRNGRYNCLLEELKALKEEYSHKFSEMEQKNREMSEELEKLEGEKVASIHQLESVFEKKIDELEDTIEKQLGIIGEMNTEKERMDMSLTEAKMKNLTSEGNYTSSSTEMAKETIVQITKENVGLKDELLAANEITSSLKEELEGRDKKKELNRPGTRKGHVTVALDVPRKFHRAIYGVEGKTLMEITRQSGVSSIDMPRRHEYSNLITISGTIGYVQLAADIIDRLLRRLTGY, from the exons atgaaaacagagaaagagaggctggagatgagcTTGACTGAGGCTAGAGTTaatgatttggtcaggaatggaaggtacaactgcctcttagaggagttaaaagctcttaaggaagaatattcacataaatttagtgagatggagcaAAAAAATCGTGAAATGAGTGAGGAACTAGAAAAACTTGAGGGTGAAAAGGTGGCCTCTATTCATcagttggaatctgtatttgagaaaAAGATTGACGAACTGGAAGATACAATTGAGAAGCAATTGGGGATTATTGgagagatgaatacagagaaagagaggatggacaTGAGTCTGACCGAGGCTAAAATGAAAAACTTGACCAGTGAGGGAAATTACACAAGTTCAAGTACGGAAATGGCAAAGGAGACGATCGtccaaataacaaaagaaaatgttggtctgaaggaTGAGCTGCTTGCAGCAAATGAGATCACCTCTTcgctcaaggaggaacttgaagggagagataagaagaaagaactgaacagacctggaacgaggaaa GGGCACGTGACTGTCGCCTTGGATGTCccaaggaagttccacagagccatatatggagtggaaggaaagaccctgatggaaatcacccggcagagtggcgTCAGCTCTATTGATATGCCAAGAAGGCACGAATACAGTAATTTgatcaccatcagtggtaccattgggtatgttcaattagcagctgatatTATCGATAGGCTTCTGAGGAGACTTACCGGTTATTAA